Genomic segment of Nocardiopsis mwathae:
GCCGCCGGAGCCTCCCGGCGGCCGGGTGCGAGACCACGCAGAGCAGTCCTACTCACCCCCGGCCGGCCGACCGGCCGACCGGGGCCCGAGCCGAAGGAAGACCGGCAATGACCACTCCGGGAGCCGCGCAAGGGTCCGCGGCCGGCGCCGACGCGGCGGTCCGCGTCGCCGACCTGACGATCACCTTTCCGACGATGGACGGCGACGTCCACGCCGTGGACGGGCTGTCCTTCGAGGTGCCGCCGGGCGGCGCCCTGGGCATCGTCGGCGAGTCCGGCTCCGGCAAGAGCGCCACGTCGCTGGCGCTGATGGGGCTGCACCGCGGCAGCAGGGCCCGGATCACGGGGGAGATCACCGTCTCCGGGACCGACATCGTCGCCGCGACCGACGCCGAGGTGCGGGCGATGCGCGGCAACGACATCGCGATGGTGTTCCAGGACCCGATGTCGTCGCTGCACCCGCAGTACACCATCGGCGACCAGCTGATGGAGGCCTACCGCACGCACCGGCCGAAGGCGAGCCGCGCCGAGGCGCGGAAGCGCGCGGTCGACTCCCTGGACCGCGTGGGCATCCCCGACCCGGCCCGCAGGATCAACTCCTACCCGCACGAGTTCTCCGGCGGCATGCGCCAGCGCGTGCTCATCGCCATGGGGCTGATGTGCGACCCCAAGGTCCTGCTCGCCGACGAGCCGACCACGGCGCTGGACGTGACCGTGCAGGCGCAGATCCTGGACCTCCTCGACGACCTCCGCCGCGACCTGGGCATGTCGCTGATCCTGGTCAGCCACGACCTCGCGGTCGTCGCCGGGTCGGTGGACGAGGTGCTGGTCATGCAGAAGGGCCGCGCCGTGGAGCGCGGGGACGTGCGCCGGGTCCTGTCCGAGCCCGAGCACCCCTACACCCGGGCACTGCTGGCGTCGGTGCCGCGGGTGGAGGTGTCGCGTGCCGAGCGCCGCGCGCAGATCCGCGCCGAGCGTGCCGAGGCGGAGCAGCACGCCCGCCGGGAGCGCGAGGCCCCCGCGGCGGAGGCGGAGGCCGCCGAGCCGTCCACCGCGGGAACGCCGAGCGCCGCCGCTCCGGCCCCGGGGCCCGAGCGTGCGGCGGCCCCCGAAGCGGGCGAACCGCTGCTGCAGGTGCGCGACCTGCGGGTGCGGTTCAAGGTCCGCAGCGGCCTGTTCAGCCCCGCCACCGACTTCTACGCCGTCGACGACGTCTCCTTCGACCTGTTCAAGGGCGAGACGCTGGGCATCGTCGGCGAGTCCGGGTCGGGCAAGAGCACGCTGTCGCGCGCCGTCATGCGGCTGCTGCGGCCCACCTCGGGATCGGTCCGCTTCGAGGGCCGCGATATCACCGACCTGTCGGACCGGCGGCTGCGCCCGCTCCGCCGCGACGTGCAGATGATCTTCCAGAACCCCTACTCCTCGCTGAACCCCCGCATCACCATCGGCGACAGCATCGGCACCGCCCTGCGGGTCCAAGGCGAGAAGGACGGCAAGCTGATCAAGCGGCGCGTGCAGGAGCTGCTGGAGCGCGTGGGCCTGGAACCGCGGCACTACAACCGCTTCCCGCACGCGTTCTCCGGCGGCCAGCGGCAGCGCATCGCCATCGCGCGGGCGCTGATCCTCCGGCCCAAGCTGGTGATCTGCGACGAGCCGGTGTCGGCGCTGGACGTGTCCACCCAGGACCAGGTGCTGCGGCTGCTGTCGGAGCTGCAGGACGACTTCGAGCTGACCTACATCTTCGTCGCCCACGACCTCGCGGTGGTGCGCCAGGTCAGCGACCGGGTGGCGGTCATGCGCCGGGGCCGGATCGTGGAGATGAGCGACGGCGACGAGGTCTATGAGAACCCGCGGCACGACTACACCCGCCAGCTGCTCGCCGCAGCCCCGGTCCTGGACCCCGACGAGGCGCGGGCGCACCGCGCCGAGCGCGTCCGGATGCGCCGCGAGAAGGCCGAACAGGTGACCACCTCGGCCTGACGCCCCCACAGGGGCGGATGCGGGCCGGGGGCGCGGGTCCCGCACCCCCGGCCGCTCACCCCCGCCGTTCCCCGTCCACCGCGGCGGAGGCGACCGGTGCGGGCCCGGCCGCCGCGGAGCCGCGGGACCCCATGGCCTCGACCGCGCCCCACACACCGATCACCGTGTTCCAGAACATGAAGATCGCCAGCGGGGTGGAGAACCCGTCCAGGGCCGCCGTGCGCTCCGGGTCGCCCACGTACAGCGTCAACCCCGCCAGGGTGCCGCCGCCGACCAGGCAGGCGAGCAGGCCGCGCAGCCACGCCTTGCCCTCGTGGCGCAGCCGCGCCGAGCGGCCGCTGGGACGCGGCGGCGGTGGCGGTCCGCCGGCGAAGCGGTGCGCGAACCGGACGTCGGCCCAGGTGATGACCGAGTGCCCGTAGGCGACGGTGAATCCGAGGTAGAGCGCCCCGAGCCCGTGCGTCAGATCCGCGGTGGCCCCGTGGCCGAGGTGGAGGGCGATCACCGTCAGCAGCACCACGTCGAGGACCGGCACGAGCAGCAGCAGGACCGTGCTCAGCCGCCGCATCCGCAGCAGGTAGCGGGCGGCCAGCCCGCCCAGCACGAAGACCCAGAACAACGCCTCGACCACCAGGATCAGCGCCGCGATCACCGTGTCGTCCCCCTTGCTTCCCGCACGCGGGCGGCCCGGGTCCGCCGGACGCCCACATCGACCCCGCCCATCATCGGGGGCCGGGCCGGGGCCGCGGATCGGCGCGCGTGAGGAGATCGCCGTACGACCTTCGAAGTACGCGCGGGAGGGCCGAACGTGCTGAGATAGGGGCGTGATGCCGTTCTCCCGACGCTCCGAGGTGCTCGACCGCCGCATCCTCGGCGGCCGCCTCTACCTCGGCAGCACGCTGTGGGCCGGGCTGCACCTCGGCGGCGGGCTGCTGCTGTGGGGGCTCGGCGCCTACCTGGACCGGCCCGGTACCGACCCGCGCTGGCTGCTGCTCACCCTGGCCGGGGTGTGCTCGGCCGTCCTACTGCGCCGTATCGCCCCCGGGGTCGGACTGGCCGTCGCCTCGCTGTTCCTCGCCGCGGACATCGCGCTCGGGCCCTCGGCCGCGGTGTTCATCGTCTACGGCGAGGTCCTCTACGCGGTGGGCGCGTGGAGCCGCCGGCGGCTCGCCTACGCGACGGCGGCCGTGGTGGCGGCCGTCGCCGCGGCCGTGCTGGGCATCCTGCTCTACCTGCTCGCCCACGGAGTGCTGGGCGGGCTGCTGGACGTGATCCAGCTCCTCGGCCTCTATGTCCTGGTCTTCATCGCCCCGCTGATGACCGGGCTGACCGTCCGTGAGCACCACCTGCGTGCCGAGCTGGAGCGCCAGCGCGCCGACCAGCGCGTCCGCATGGCCGAGCTGGACCGGGGCACCGCAGTGGCCGAGGAGCGCGGCCGGATGGCGCGTGAGCTGCACGATGTCATCGCCAACCACCTCAGCGCCATCGCGGTGCAGTCCACGGCCGCACTGTCGATGCGCGACCCCGACCCCGAGCGGATCCGGCAGATCCTGGGCGTGGTGCGGGACAACAGCGTGCAGGGGCTCGCCGAGATGCGGCAGATGATCAGCGTGCTGCGCGCCGACGACACCCCCGACCTGGAGCGCGTCATGCCGCGCCTCAGCGAGGCCGACCGGCTGGTGACGACCGCGCGGCAGTCCGGGTTGGACGTGCGCATCGAGCAGCTCGGTACCGAGCGGCCGCTCCCGGTGCAGGTCGACGCGGCCGCCTACAGGATCGTTCAGGAGTCGCTCACCAACGCCCTGCGCTACGCCGAGCCCCGGAGGGTGGCCATCACGGTGGAGTACGCCGCGGCGGATACGGCCGGGGCGGAGGGCGACCGGCTGGTGCTGACGGCCGAGAACCCGGCACCGGACCGGCCGGAGCCGGACTGGCGCGCCGAGTTGGGCGGCGGGGCCGGCCTCACCGGGATGCGGGAGCGGGTCGCGCTGCTGGGCGGCCGGTTCGAGGCCGGGCCCGCGACGGACGGGGAAGCGGGCTGGCGGGTGCGGGCCGAGCTGCCGCTGGGGCGGCCCGGCGAGCCCGAGGCGACGGATGGACACAGAACGGGGATGGGCGCGTGATCCGGGTCGTGGTGGCCGAGGACCAGTGGGCGGTGCGGTCGGGGCTGGTGATGATCCTGGACGCCGCGCCGGACATCGACGTGGTGGCTGAGGCGGCCGATGGTGAGGAGGCGGTGGCCGCGGCGCGGCGCCACCTGCCCGATGTCGTGCTCATGGACGTGCGGATGCCGCGCAAGGACGGTATCGCGGCGGCCCGGGAGCTGGCCGGGACAGGTGTGGACGTGCTGATCCTGACCACGTTCGACCTCGACGAGTACGTGTTCGGCGCGCTGCGCGCCGGGGCGGTCGGGTTCCTGCTGAAGGACATCGAGGCCGACGAGCTGGTGGAGGCGGTCCGCGTGGTGGCGCGGGGCGAGGGGATGATCGCCCCGGCCGTGACGCGGCGGCTCATCGCCGAGTTCGCGGGCGGCGCGGCCCCGTCGGGCGGCGAGTGTGCCGGGCCGCGGGTTCCGGGGGTGAGCCCGGTCGCCGTCGGCGAGCTCACCCCCCGGGAGCACGAGGTCCTGGCGTGCGTGGGGGAGGGGCTGAGCAACCAGCAGATCGCCCGTCGGCTGTGCATCACCGAGACGACGACCAAGACCCACGTCAGCCGGATACTGGCCAAGCTGGGGCTGCGCAGCCGGGTCCAGGCCGCCATCGCCGCCCAGGAGCTAGGCATCACCCGCAAGTGAGCGCAGCAGTGCCTCCAGGCCCGCGTCGAACGCGGTCCGGGGGTCGGGGTCGAGTCCGCGCAGCCGGGCGACGGTGGGGAAGCGGCCGTCGAGCACGGCCGGGTTCGCGCCGGCCAGGCCGTCGCCGCGGACCTGGCCGATGACGGCGCCGGTCACATACGCGTCCAGGGCGGCGGCCGCCCGTACGATGTCGGCGCCCTCCAGTCCGGCCTCGGCGAAGGCGGCGTAGTGCAGTTCCAGGGCGTGCAGCGCCGCCTCGGTGTCGGGGCGGCGGTGGATGAACAGCGGCAGCGCTCCGGAGTGGCGCAGCAGCGCCGCCCGGTAGTCGTGCGCCCACGAGCGCAGCCGCTCGTCCCAGGGCCGGTCGTCCTGGGCCGCCTCCCCGGCCGGCGCGGTGCCGCCATCGGCGTCCCCGTCGGTGCCCTCGGTTCCGGTGCGCTCGGGGCGGGAGACGTCGGTGACGTATTCGACGATCGCGTCGAACAGCTGCTCCTTGCCGAGGGGGAAGTGGTGGTAGACGGCCATGGCCTCCACCTCCAGCGCGTCGCCGAGGCGGCGCATGGTCAGGCGGCGCAGCCCCTGGCCGTCGATGATCCGCAGGGCTTCGGTGATGATGCGTTCGGCGCTCAGGCCGGCATTGTTTCGGCTCACCCACCCGATCCTAGACTTACTTTGTAAAGGCGGTGGGTGGAATGCCACCCCGCGCGTCCACCGGTGACACGCATCACCTCTAGAGTGGCAGGCGACCCTGATCCACACGACGCCAACCCGCCGGAGGGAACCATGGGGCTCATCGGCCCGAAGGTCGACGACGACGCCCGTCGCCGCCACAGCGAGGACGAGCAGGCCGCGCACCGGCTGCCCGGGCTGCTGGAGGAGGTCGCGGCGGCCGAGCGGGCGCTGATCGCGGCGCAGGAGGACGGAGCCTCCGCCGCGGAGCTGCGCCGGTGCGGCATCGAGCTGGACCGGGCACTGACCGACGCGATGCGCGCCGCCTACGCCCGGGAGCGCGCCCTGATCGGCCCGCGCGGCTACACCGACCGCATCCACCGTCGCAAGCGGCTGGCCACGCGGGACGTCCGCCACGCCACCGAGCTCGCCGAGCGCCTGCTCACCGAGCGGGAGGCGCACCGCCTGCACGGCATCGCGCAGGTTCCCCGGAGCCCGGTCGGCGCCTGAGCCGCGGTCGGCCCCTCCTCACCGGCCTCCGAGCGTGCGCCCGGCGTCCTCGGATGGCAGGATCGTCAGGGAACACGGCGCCACCGGACGGCGCCGCGGAGGCCGACAGGACGTGGGCCGGACGAATGGAGTGGGGACGAAGATGCCGGGGTTCATCGAACTCGATCCATCATCGAAGGTGCCCCCCTACGAACAGATCCGGTCCGCGGTCGCCAACGCCGCGGCCAACGGCGACATCCCCGTGGGGTTCAGGCTGCCCACCGTCCGCGCGCTGGCGGGGGAGCTGGAGGTGGCGGTCAACACCGTCGCCCGCGCCTACCGCGAGCTGGAGCAGGCCGGCGTGGTCGAGACGCGCGGCAGGTCCGGCACCTTCGTCGCCGCCGGAGGCGACGCACAGCGCGAGGAGGCGGTGTCCGCGGCCCGCGACTACGCCGACGTCATCTCCCGGCTGGGCCTGGAGCGCGGTGAGGCGCTGGACATCGTGCGGGCCGCCCTGGAGCGCTGAGACCCCCACCGCTCCGTCGATCTCGGGGATATCGGGGCCTCAGCGGCGATTTTTACCCCAATATCTCCGAGATCAACGGAGGGGTCGGTGGGAGAGCGCTCTCCCGCGTGGTGCGTGCGGGTTGGGGCGCCCGGGTCGGGGGTTGCGGTGCGCCCGGAACCGCCGCCCGGAACCGAAAGGCGCCCGGAAGGCGACCTCCCGTCCCGTTTCCGTTGATCTCGGGAGAACGGTTCGAATTATCGCTGGAATTCGAACCGTCCTCCCGAGATCAACGGGGGAGTGGGGTGGTGTCGCGCCGGGCGGGGTGCTAGTCGCGGATCGCGATGATGGTGATGATGTAGAGCAGGACGAGCCCGCTCCACGTCGCGGCCACCCCCAGCGCCCCGCCGTAGCCCCCGCTGATGGCCGTCAGCGGGACGGCCAGCCCCAGCGTGATGATGGCCAGCACCATGCGCGCGGTCCGCGCCGGCACACCGCGCGGCTGGGCCCGCTCCCGGGCGGCGACGTGGTGCCGGACGCGTTCGTCGATGCTCTGCTCCAGGCGCTCGGCGAGCGATGCGGCGATCGCGTCGTCGTAGTCGGCGCCGAGCTCCCGGCCCGCGCGCAGTGACGCGGCCAGCTCGTCCGTGGGGAGGGGGTCGTTGGACATGCCCCCAGTATCCCCGCGCCCGAGGGCGTTGTGCGGCGCCGCGTCACCGGACCAGGGAAAGTTCAGGGATGTCCCTGGGGCCGACGGCGCCCGTGCGGCCGCACCGGTGGTGCGAGGACGCCGACGGCCCCGGTGCCCGCGTTCGACGCGGGCACCGGGGCCGTGGCCGCGGGGGACGTGCGGTCCCCCGGTGTCGATGTGCTCCTCCGTGAAGGTGTCAGCTCGCGAAGTCCAGCAGCTGCTGGGCGCGGCTGGGGTGCCGGAGCTTGGACAGGGACTGCTTCTCCAGCTGCCGGATGCGCTCCCGGGTCAGCCCCAGGTGCTTGCCGATCTCGTCGAGGGTGCGGGGACGGCCGTCCATCAGGCCGAACCGCAGCGACATGATCGTGGCCTCGCGCGGCTCCAGGTCCTCCAGGGCGCGGCGCAGCTGGTCGGCCATGAGCTGCCGGTCGACGACCTCCGAGGCCTCCGAGGCGTCGACGTCCTCGATGAGGTCGCCGATGCGGGTCTCGCCGTCCTCCCCGATCGTGGAGTCGAGGCTGATCGGCTGGCGCGTGATCCGCAGCAGCTCCTCGATCTGGCTCGGCGTCTTGTCCAGCTCGTGCGCCAGTTCCTCGGGGCTGGGCTCGCGGCCGAGGGTCTGGTGCATGTCGCGCTCAAGTCGGCTGACCTTGCTCAGCAGCTCCAGCACGTGCACCGGGAGGCGGATGGTGCGGGCGGAGTCGGCGAAGCCGCGCTGGATGGCCTGCCGGATCCACCACATGGCGTACGTGGAGAACTTGAAGCCCTTGGTGTAGTCGAACTTCTCCACCGCGCGGATCAGGCCGAGGTTGCCTTCCTGGACGACGTCCAGCAGGGACATGCCGCGGTCGCTGTACTTCTTGGCGACCGAGACCACCAGGCGGAGGTTGGCCTCCAGCATGTGCTGCTTGGCCTGGCGGCCGTCCTCGGCGACGGCCTCCAGCTCGGCGCGCTCGGCGTCGTCGAGCCGGGCGACCGGGGCGTCGTCTTCGACGAGCCCCAGACGGTACTCGGCGTAGAGACCGGCCTCGATCCGCTTGGCGAGGTCGACCTCCTCCTCGGCGGTGAGCAGCTTGCGGCGACCGATGGCCTTCAGGTACGTGTGCACCGAGTCGCCCATGGCCGGCGACTGGTCGTCGAGGTCGGCCTCGGGGCCGTCCGGCTCCTGGGCGGCGGTCTTCTTCCCCCGCGTCTTGGAGACGGCCTTGACGGCCTCCAGCGTTTCCTCCAGCACCTCGTCATCGGTGTCGGCGTCCACGGACTCCACCGCCGCGGCGTCGTCGCCCCCGTTGGCGAGCCGCACTCCGGCGTCGGTGAGCTCACGCAGGATGGAACGGCCGTCGGCCGGGCTGATGCCGGCCGCGGAGAACGCGGCGCGGAGCTCCGCGA
This window contains:
- a CDS encoding dipeptide ABC transporter ATP-binding protein; translation: MTTPGAAQGSAAGADAAVRVADLTITFPTMDGDVHAVDGLSFEVPPGGALGIVGESGSGKSATSLALMGLHRGSRARITGEITVSGTDIVAATDAEVRAMRGNDIAMVFQDPMSSLHPQYTIGDQLMEAYRTHRPKASRAEARKRAVDSLDRVGIPDPARRINSYPHEFSGGMRQRVLIAMGLMCDPKVLLADEPTTALDVTVQAQILDLLDDLRRDLGMSLILVSHDLAVVAGSVDEVLVMQKGRAVERGDVRRVLSEPEHPYTRALLASVPRVEVSRAERRAQIRAERAEAEQHARREREAPAAEAEAAEPSTAGTPSAAAPAPGPERAAAPEAGEPLLQVRDLRVRFKVRSGLFSPATDFYAVDDVSFDLFKGETLGIVGESGSGKSTLSRAVMRLLRPTSGSVRFEGRDITDLSDRRLRPLRRDVQMIFQNPYSSLNPRITIGDSIGTALRVQGEKDGKLIKRRVQELLERVGLEPRHYNRFPHAFSGGQRQRIAIARALILRPKLVICDEPVSALDVSTQDQVLRLLSELQDDFELTYIFVAHDLAVVRQVSDRVAVMRRGRIVEMSDGDEVYENPRHDYTRQLLAAAPVLDPDEARAHRAERVRMRREKAEQVTTSA
- a CDS encoding response regulator, whose amino-acid sequence is MIRVVVAEDQWAVRSGLVMILDAAPDIDVVAEAADGEEAVAAARRHLPDVVLMDVRMPRKDGIAAARELAGTGVDVLILTTFDLDEYVFGALRAGAVGFLLKDIEADELVEAVRVVARGEGMIAPAVTRRLIAEFAGGAAPSGGECAGPRVPGVSPVAVGELTPREHEVLACVGEGLSNQQIARRLCITETTTKTHVSRILAKLGLRSRVQAAIAAQELGITRK
- a CDS encoding sensor histidine kinase; this translates as MPFSRRSEVLDRRILGGRLYLGSTLWAGLHLGGGLLLWGLGAYLDRPGTDPRWLLLTLAGVCSAVLLRRIAPGVGLAVASLFLAADIALGPSAAVFIVYGEVLYAVGAWSRRRLAYATAAVVAAVAAAVLGILLYLLAHGVLGGLLDVIQLLGLYVLVFIAPLMTGLTVREHHLRAELERQRADQRVRMAELDRGTAVAEERGRMARELHDVIANHLSAIAVQSTAALSMRDPDPERIRQILGVVRDNSVQGLAEMRQMISVLRADDTPDLERVMPRLSEADRLVTTARQSGLDVRIEQLGTERPLPVQVDAAAYRIVQESLTNALRYAEPRRVAITVEYAAADTAGAEGDRLVLTAENPAPDRPEPDWRAELGGGAGLTGMRERVALLGGRFEAGPATDGEAGWRVRAELPLGRPGEPEATDGHRTGMGA
- a CDS encoding TetR/AcrR family transcriptional regulator C-terminal domain-containing protein, with translation MSRNNAGLSAERIITEALRIIDGQGLRRLTMRRLGDALEVEAMAVYHHFPLGKEQLFDAIVEYVTDVSRPERTGTEGTDGDADGGTAPAGEAAQDDRPWDERLRSWAHDYRAALLRHSGALPLFIHRRPDTEAALHALELHYAAFAEAGLEGADIVRAAAALDAYVTGAVIGQVRGDGLAGANPAVLDGRFPTVARLRGLDPDPRTAFDAGLEALLRSLAGDA
- a CDS encoding GntR family transcriptional regulator encodes the protein MPGFIELDPSSKVPPYEQIRSAVANAAANGDIPVGFRLPTVRALAGELEVAVNTVARAYRELEQAGVVETRGRSGTFVAAGGDAQREEAVSAARDYADVISRLGLERGEALDIVRAALER
- a CDS encoding RNA polymerase sigma factor — encoded protein: MSRTALATSPTPTVADTVAETADGNDVASAALDQLITRGRSQGHLSLAELRAAFSAAGISPADGRSILRELTDAGVRLANGGDDAAAVESVDADTDDEVLEETLEAVKAVSKTRGKKTAAQEPDGPEADLDDQSPAMGDSVHTYLKAIGRRKLLTAEEEVDLAKRIEAGLYAEYRLGLVEDDAPVARLDDAERAELEAVAEDGRQAKQHMLEANLRLVVSVAKKYSDRGMSLLDVVQEGNLGLIRAVEKFDYTKGFKFSTYAMWWIRQAIQRGFADSARTIRLPVHVLELLSKVSRLERDMHQTLGREPSPEELAHELDKTPSQIEELLRITRQPISLDSTIGEDGETRIGDLIEDVDASEASEVVDRQLMADQLRRALEDLEPREATIMSLRFGLMDGRPRTLDEIGKHLGLTRERIRQLEKQSLSKLRHPSRAQQLLDFAS